In the Flavobacteriales bacterium genome, ACCAGAAGTACTCCTCGGCACACAGGTTCAGGTAGTCCAGGATCACGCGATCGGGGTCGCCGTCCATGTACGCGCCCTTCTGGATGGCGAGCAGGTCGCCGTTCAGCCGATCGTAGCGCGCGTTGAAGGCCGTGAACAGGTCCTGCATCACCTTGTCGCGCTGCAGCCAGTAGTTCAGCAGGCCGATGTAGACCGTCGCGCAGGCACCGATCATGCCCAGCGCGATGGTGCCATCGAGGTCGCCCATCACCTGGCCCCACCACAGGATGCCGAAGGCCACCACCAGGAACACGACCGTGGCCACGGTGGTGCGGCGGCGGCGCAGGTCGCGGACGGTGACGGCGGGCATGGGGCAAAGGTGGGAAGCGGCGGCGCGATGGTAGCTTCACACCATCCGAACCGCCATGCGCCGCATCCACAGCCTCCTCCTACCCGCCTTCGCCCTGCTCAGCGCCACGAACGGCGCACACGCCCAGATCCAGGTGAACCCCCAGGTGGGCCTGCTGGCCCAGACCCTTCAGGGCGACCCCGACAACGGCGACTACCGAGGCAACATGGGGTGGCAGGCGGGCGTGGACATCCGGCTGGGCCGGCGGCTGTACTTCCAACCGGGCGTTCACATCGGCCGTCAGGCCACCGTCGTGCAGGTCCAGGTGCCCCTGCTGCTGGACACCTTCCTGGTGGAGAACGACCTGGTGCGCACCGTGCTGAAGGCCAAGGCGCTCGTGGGCTTCAACCTGGTGCACAAGGACGGCTTCAAGCTGCGGCTGAACGCGGGCCCCAGCTACGACCTGCTATTGAGCGTGGACAACAGCAACGACGACATCGCGTGGAACCGGGATGACCTTACGGCCGGGTCCTTCAACCTGGATGCGGGGGTCGGTCTGGACATCTGGTTCGTGACCGTGGAGGGCGGAGTGAGCGTCGGGCTGAACAAGGTGCTCGACGATGATGGGCTCAACAACGCCTACGACGATCCGCGCAACCTGACGTGGTACGCCACGGCCGGGATCGTGCTGGGCCGCAGCACACGCTGAGCTCAGAGCACGAAGCGCTGTCCCTTCTGCGGGATGGCGATGGTGTGATGGCCGGCGGCGGAAAGCCGATCCTGCAGCCCGTTCAGCGAGGAGGTGATGCCGTGCACCAGGAACAGCTGGCGAACACGGGCGGGATCCTGACAGGCGAGGTAGCGGACCAGTTCACCGCGATCGGCATGGGCACTGTAGAACTCCATGCGGAGGACGGCGGCCTTCACCGGCACGGGCTCCCCGAAGATGTGCACCACCTGCCGACCGCTGAGGATGTCGTGCCCCAGCGTGCCGGGCGCACAGAACCCCACCGCCAGCACGGTGTTTCGGGGATTGGACAGGCTGTGGCGCAGGTGGTGGCGGATGCGCCCGGCCTCCATCATGCCACTGGCCGCGATCACGATGCACGGCTCCTGCCGCGCGTTGAGCTGCTTGCTGCGCTCGGGGTTGCGCACGAACTCCACCCCGGGGAAGCTGAACAGGTCGGCGTCGTGTTCCAGCTCGGCGCGCACCTCGGGACGGAAGGCGGCGCTGTACTGGCGCACGATGCCCGTAGCGCTGATCGCCAGGGGGCTGTCCACGAAGACGGGGATGCGGGGCAGGCGCCCCTGATTGCTGAGGCTGTTGAGGGTGTACAGGATCTCCTGCGTTTTGCCGATGCTGAAGGCCGGGATGAGCAGCTTGCCACGGCGCTCCACACAGGCCTCGGTGACATGGCGGAGCAGCTCCTCCTCGGCCTCGGCGATGCCGGGATGATCGCGGTCACCGTAGGTGCTTTCACAGATGATGACGTCGGCCTGCGGAAAGGGGGCCGGTTCAGGGAGCAGCCGATCGACATAGCGGCCCACGTCACCGGTGAAGGTGAGCCGAAGGACGCGTTCACCATCATCGATGGTGAGGTTCACCGCCGCGCTGCCGAGGATGTGGCCCGCCTCGGTGAAGGTGCACGTGACCCCGGGCACCACCGGGAACGGAGCGTTCAGGTCGTGGGCCTCGAAGCGCTCCAGCGCGGGACGCACCTCATCCACGGTGTAGAGCGGGCCGGGCTCGTCGAGGGTGCGGCCCTGCCGTTTGGCGCGTTTGAGGTCGTAGGCATGGTCCGCCTCCTGGATGCGCGCGCTGTCCTCCAGCATGATGGCGCAGAGGTCGCGCGTGGCCGGGGTGCTGTGGATGGGCCCGCCGAAGCCTTCGGCCACCAGGCGCGGCAGCAGCCCGCTGTGGTCGATGTGCGCGTGGCTGAGCACCACGGCGTCCACCGCAGCGGGATCGAAGCCGAAGTGGCGGTTGGGGTCACCCTTGGAGCGGGCCACCGCCTCGCCCTGGAACATGCCGCAGTCGAGCAGCACACGGTGCACGGCACCATCCGGATGCCGGACCTCGAGCAGGTGTTTGCTGCCGGTGACGGTGCCGGCAGCCCCGTGGAAGGTGATCGCAATGGCCATGGGTGCAAGCTACACAGTGCACCGGCGCACACCGGGCCCGGGTGTCAGGGCATGCACACGCGGTCCGGGAAGCGCATCATCAGGTCATGGTACGGCTCCATGAGATGGTGCATGAACACCTTCTTCGGATCGTCCACGAAACGCGCCCGGTAGGTCGCGTCGGGGCGCAACACCACAAAGGGGCCTGTGCGCACGAAGTGCGTGCCTTCCGGCAGTTCGGGGGCCGTGTAGCCGGGCAGGTTCTTCGCGGCCAAGCGGCCGATGGTGCGTCCCAGCACGCGTTGGTAGTTCCGGCGGGCCTTGCGCGTGGGCCGGTCGAGGCGGTTGAAGAGGATGCGCAGGCCGATGTCCTGCGGGAAGGGCAGCGCACGGATGGCCTTGCGCGCATTGCGGAAGGGGTTCACCGGGTTGAAGTCGTCCACCGTCTGCACGGTGACGGGCACCTCCGGCACCCAATCGGCACTGTTCACCACGTTCATGGCCCAGCCTTCACGGTGGGTGGCCTCGTACCCATAGGCGAAGGGCAGGTTGCCGGGTTTGGGTGCGGCGCTGCAGTAGGTCTTCATCACCAGGTCGGCCGGCAGCCGGCCGCTGGCGCGCAACTGCCACAGATGGGCGGTGAGCAGATAGGTGATGGCGCCGCCCTGGCTGTGTCCGCAGAGAATAAGCTCACGGGTGCCGGCCGTGTAGAGGGAGTCGATGGCGGGCAGGATGGTCCGCTGCAGATGACCCAGGCCGATGAGCCAGCCAAGGTGGACGCGGGCGGCGGGATCGTCGCTCAGGGTGTAACGGAAGGGCTCTCCTCCATCCAGGTCCAGTTCGCCCTGCGCGGGAACGAGCACCGAGTGGAAGTTCTCCAGCCAACTGGCCAGCTGGGCGGTGGTGCCGCGCACCACGACCGCAGCGGTCCCAGCGCTGTCCGTATAGAGGTCCCACCGGTTATCCAGCCCCACCACCGGGCTTTTCCACGCAAGGCTGAACCGTTCCGGCTTCGGAAGGTTGAACCCTTCCATGGTGGTATCAGCCTGAGCGGCGAAGACGCGGAGCAGCTCGGTGTACTCGGTCCTGTCGAAGCCTGGCCGGAGCTGGGCGGTGCAGAGCGTATGGACCGACCAGGCGGCCATCAGAAGAGGGAGTCGGCGCATGAGATGGGCGAAGGTGCGAAAGAACGCACAGGCGGCGTCCGTGGTTCAATGCGGATGCCGCCCCGATGCTGACGGGCAGCGCCTCCTATCTTGTGCGCAGACCATCCCATGCACCCGCCCAAGCCCCTGCCCCACGCGCCGCGGTCCGCGGTGAAGGCACTGCTTCCGATACTGCTGCTTCTGCTGTCATTGAACACCATGGCCCAGCAGTACAAGCTGCGCGGCGTGGTGAGCGATGCGGCGAACGGCGAGACCCTGATCGGTGCCACCGTGGCGGTGAAGGGCACGAAGGCCGTGACACAGACCGACCTCGAAGGGCGGTTCGAACTGCTGGTGAACGAACTGCCGCCGTACGTGCTGCTGATCAGCTACGTGGGCTACACCGACCTTGAAGTGGAGGTGAAGAGCCCTGATCAGGAGCTCAAGTTCAAGCTGAGCACGGACCAGGTGCTGCTGCAGGAGGCCGAGGTGGTGGGCAGCCGCATCAGCGAGAAGCAGAAGCAGGCACCGCTCACGGTGGAGAGCATGGACATCATCGCCATCCGCGAGGCCCCGAGCGGCGATTTCTACGAGAGCCTGGGCACCCTGAAAGGTGTGGACATGACGGCCGCGAGCTTCGGCTTCAAGGTGATCAACACGCGCGGGTTCAACAGCACCAGTCCGGTGCGCAGCCTGCAGCTCATCGACGGCGTGGACAACCAGAGCCCCGGGCTCAACTTCAGCCTGGGGAATTTCCTGGGGGCGAGCGATCTGGACGTGATGAAGGTGGACGTGATCGCGGGGGCGAGCAGCGCGTTCTATGGCCCGGGCGCCTTCAACGGAGTGATCAACATGACCACCAAGAGCCCGTGGGCCTTCCCGGGGCTGAGCGTGAGCGCAAAGGCCGGCGAGCGCGACCTGCTGGAAGGGGCCGTGCGCTGGGCCCAGGTGTTCAAGAACAAGGAGGGTCGCGAACGCTTCGCGTACAAACTGAACCTCTTCGCCATGCGCGCCGAGGACTGGTACGCCGAGAACTACGACCCCACGAGCAACAGCCCCACCGGCGTGGACAACCCGGGGCGCTACGACGCGGTGAACAGCTACGGTGATGAGTGGGTGACGGCGAACAACGATTTCAGCGTATCCCTCTTCAGCCGGCGGCAGTACCCTGGCCTGGGGCTGTTCCTGCGGCCGGGCTACCGCGAAGTGGACCTGGTGGATTACGGCACCAACAACCTGAAGGCGGGCCTGAGCCTGCATTACAGGATCACCGACAGCGTGGAGGTCCAGCTGGCCACCAACTACAGCCGCGGGAGCACGGTGTATCAAGGCGACAACCGGTACCGCTTGGAGGGGGTGCAGTTCTATCAGCATCGGCTTGAGCTTCGCCAGGAAGGACGCTGGTTCTTCCGGAGCTACGTGACGCATGAGGATGCCGGGGACACGTACGACATCTACACCACCGGACTGCGCCTGCAGGAGGCCAGCGCCCAAACCGTGAAATGGAACGAGCGGTACTATACGATCTGGGAGACGTATATAAAACCACTGCTGAATGCCACCCAGCCAGGCTACCTTACCCCGAGCGAGGCGATCGCCCAGGGCATCACCACGCAGGAGGCCTACGATGCGTATCTAGCGCAGTTCGTTGCGGACAACTCCGAACTCTTTGGATCCTATCACCAATTTGTTTCTGACAGTATTGGTCGTGAAGACACGCCATCCCAAGATCCGGCCTATGTCGTCGGCACCGATCGCTTCAACGCGAAGCTCGACGAGATCCGGTCGCGTCGCTTCACGGATGGCGGCTCGCTGTTCTTCGACCGGTCAGCCCTCTACCACGCCATGGGGGAGTACCGGTTCAAACCGAGGTTCGCCGAGATCATCGTGGGCGGCAACGGCCGGCTGTACCGGCCCAACAGCGCGGGCACCATCTTCAAGGACACGGCGGACGTGGTGATCACCAACTGGGAGGTGGGCGGCTATGCAGGCCTGGAGAAGAAGCTCGCGGAGGACAAGCTGCGCCTGGCGCTGACCGTGCGGGTGGACAAGAACGAGAACTTCGAGCCGCAGGTGTCGCCCGCCCTCAGCGCCGTGTACACGCCGAACCCCGACCATGTGCTGCGGGTTAGCGTGAGCCGCGGCGTGCGCAATCCGACGCTGGCCGACCAGTACCTCTACTACAACGTGGGGCGTGCCATCCTGCTGGGCAACATCGACGGCCAGTTCGAGGAGGGCCGCGACAGCCTCATCACCATCGAGAGCTTCAACGCCTACCGGAGCTCGCCCACCCTGCTGGAAGGCCTGGACCAGCTCGAGTACTTCAACGTGGACCGCATCCGGCCGGAAAAGGTGCTGACCGCGGAGGCCGGCTACCGCGGCACCCTGAAGGAGAAGTTCTATGTGGACGCGAGCGCGTACACGAGCTGGTACACCGATTTCATCGGCTACCTCATCGGCATCGACGGCAGCTTCGACGAAGTGACCGGCTTCCCAGAGGAATTGCAGGTCTACCGCGTGGCGGCGAACAGCACCAGCACAGTGCGGACCTTGGGTGCCAACGTGGGCCTGAACTACTACCGGAAGCGGATGACCTACAGCGTCAACTACAGTTACAACCGGTTGATCACGGGAGAGGACGACCCCATCATTCCCGCCTTCAACACGCCGCTGAACAAGTTCAACGTGGGCTTCACGGGTCACGACCTGCGGATCCCGTGGACGGACCGGCGTGATCTGGGCTTCGGCATCAACTACAAGTTCGTGGAGGGCTTCACGTTCGAGGGTTCGCCCCAGTTCACCGGCGCCATCCCGAGCTACGACATGGTGGACGCCCAGGTGAACGTGAAGTTCCCCAAGCCCGGGCTGACGGTGAAAGTGGGCTGCAGCAACCTGTTCGGGATCGTTCCACTGTTCGACGGACGCGTACCCGAGAGCGAGCGGCTCGACCGGATGTGGAACAACAACGTGTACCTGGTCTATGGTGGCCCGGCCGTGGGACGACTGGGCTACCTGCAGCTGATCTACGAGCTGGACCGGCGATGAGGCCGGAGAAAGGGGATGAGACCGTTCACAACATATGTATGGCCATACATATGTTGTGAACGCGGACCGCACGGGTCGGCGGGGAGTCCACGAGTTGCGCCAGGGGGGATCGATAGCCGCTGCGCGATGGATCCGCGGAGGCTGACATATGCATGGCCATACATACGTCGTCAAGTGACATCCGATGCCCTTATTCCCTCCTGCGGAACGCATCATTCCTGCTGGATCCATAGACTAGCTGCAAATGTCCCAGCTCAATGACGTATGTATGGACATACATTTGTTAATGGTGGATAGCGTCCGCCCAACACCCGTCTCGGGCCCGACCAGCATGGTTTCCCGAACGATGTGGGATCCGGTCACCGGGTCACTCAAAGTATGTATGGCCATACATACTTCAACATGTCCGTATTCAGTGCTGCCAGCACTTCCGTGACCCACCAATTGCACAGGTCGGCCCCATGGAGCGGCCGATCCGCCGCCCCCCGCAGGTGTCTCCGCAAAACACCGGTGGCGCACTTCCTCGGTCGGGTAACCGGCCTTTCCCGCCACGACCCGCGGGAACCAATGCACGATGACCGCCATGATCGGTGCTCGGCCTCAACACTTGTATGGCCATACATACTTCCGAACCTGCAACGGCTGCTGCCCTCCCCTACCCCTATATTCGGAACCTGTTCCACAAACCAGGACCCATGAAACGAAGCCTACCCTTGCTGTTGCTCGGTCTGCCCATGATGGTCGCCGCCCAGCAGCGCTACATCGACGAGGTGTTCACCGATGCCCAGGTCGTGATCACCCCCAACGTGCCCTTCGGTACCAACATCGACTTCCTCACCAGCAACCTGGCCAGCCCCAACGTGCCCGCAGAGGTCACCCAACTGCAGACACTGGTGAGCACCCAGCAGCCCATCCCGGCCCCCTTCTTCGACCCCACCGACGGAAGCACCGCTGTGAAAGTGCGCGAACTGCGGATGGACATCTACGAACCTGACCAGAACGTCGACGTCGTGACCGAACGCCCGATGGTGCTCTACATCCACACGGGGAATGCATTGCCACCGCCGCAGAACGGCAGCCCGGTCGGAACGCGGACGGACAGCTGTGCCGTGGAGACCTGCAAGCGGATGGCACGCCGCGGGTATGTGGCCGTGAGCATGAGCTACCGCCTGGGTTGGAACCCGCTGGCCGCCACGGAAGAGGAACGCCGGGGGCAGTTGCTCAACGCCATCTACCGCGCCATACACGACGTGCGCCAGTGCGTCCGCACCCACAAGGCCGAGGCCGCGGGCGCCAACACATACGGGATCGACCCGGACAAGATCGTGGTGCTGGGTGAAGGCACCGGCGGCTACATCGCGCTGGCCCACACCACCTTGGACAAGGGCAGCGAGCTCTTCGTCGAGAAGTTCCGCCCCGACCCCTTCAACCCGAACGTGAGCTACGTGGACACGAACACGGTAGGCGACCTGGCCGGATTCAATGGTCAGCTCACCCTCTACCGCCCCAATGGGTTCGACCATGCCACGCATTTCTGCGTGAACATGGGCGGTGCGCTCGCCGACACCACTTGGGCCGAAGCGGGTGACGCCCCGATGGTGGCCTTCCACACCGTGTTCGATCCGTTCGCCCCGTTCACCTACGGCATCGTGATCGTGCCCACCACGGGTGGTCCGGTGGTGGATGTTCCCGGCAGCAATTACTTCATCCCCTGGGTGAAGGACCTCGGCAACCAGGCCAGCTTCGAGAACCTCTCGAACGACCCCTTCACGGCACGGGCGCGCTCGCTCTACGGCCAGACGATCGACGGTGTGACCATCTCGGCCGGGGCGGAAGGTTTGTTCCCCGTGGTGCGTCCGCGGTGGACCCCGCCCGCCAGCGACGAGGCCAGCCCCTGGCAATGGTGGGACCCCAACAGCCCGGCGGCCACTACGGTGATCCCCGGCCTGGGCATCACCACGCACCAGGCGAGCCTGGCCAGCAATCCGGACATGAGCGGCGCCAAGGGCCGTGCCTACCTCGATACGGTGATGGGCTATATGACCCCGCGCATCGTGTGCGCCCTGCAGCTGGGCCCCTGTGCGTTGGGCACGCCCGACTGCCTGGGCGTGATCGATGGACCGGACCAGCCGGGACAGCCGTGCGATGACGGCAACGCGAACACCATCAACGACGCGTGGACGGTCAATTGCGACTGCGTGGGCCAACCGGTCGGCATCGCGGAGCCCGCCGCCGCTTCGGCGCTCGTGATCGCACCGAACCCCGCGATCGATGCCGTGCGCATCAGCAGCCCGGCAGGACGGGTGCTGAGCTACACGCTGCACACGCCCGACGGTCGCCTGGTGCGCAACAGCACGGTGAACGCTGACGTGATCCTGCTGGAGCGCGGAACCCTGGACGGCGGTGCCTACTTCATCACCCTGGAATTCGTGGACGGCCGCGCAGTGCGGCGGATCGCCTTCAACTGACACTGACCACATTGGTGTAGCGGGCCGTCCTTCGGGGCGGCCCGCTGCGTTCCGGGCATGCCGGTACATCCCACACCTTTGTGCCACGCATGGAGAAGATCACCGAAAGCCCCTCCCTCTACGACGGGCTGGAACACATGACCACCGCCGAGCTGCTCGGCCACATCAATACGGAGGACCGACGCGTGCCCGACGCCGTGGGCCGCGTGCTGCCCGGGATCGCCGCGTTGGTGGACGCCATCGCCGAACGCATGCGGCGAGGAGGCCGACTCTTCTACCTCGGGGCGGGCACCAGCGGCCGGCTGGGCATCGTGGACGCCAGCGAATGCCCGCCCACCTTCGGTGTGCCGCATGGCCTGGTCGTGGGCCTCATCGCCGGTGGCGACCGCGCGATACGCAGGGCCGTGGAGTTCGCCGAGGACGACCGCGAGCAAGGCTGGAAGGACCTTCAGGAGCACGCCATCGGCGCGGACGACACCGTCTTGGGCATCGCCGCCAGTGGTGGTACGCCCTATGTGGTGGAAGCGCTGGAGACCTGCCGGCGACATGGCATCCTCACGGCCTGCATCACGTGCAACCCCGGCGCTCCGGTCACCGCCGTCAGTGACCATCCCATCGTGGTGGTGGTGGGCCCCGAGTTCATCACCGGCAGCACGCGCATGAAGAGCGGCACCGCACAGAAACTGGTGCTGAACATGATCAGCACGGGCGTGATGATCCGGCTGGGACGGGTGAAGGGCAATCGGATGGTGGACATGCAGCTCAGCAACGTGAAGCTGATCGACCGGGGCACCCGCATGGTCATGGAAGGCCTGGGCATCGATCACGACGAGGCGAACGCCCTGCTCAAGCAGCACGGCAGCGTGCGTCGCGCCATCGAGGCCGGACGGAGCTGACGCTACTCCTCCACGAAGTCCATGTCCGTGTGGAAGGTCTCGCGCACACGGAACGTGGCCCAGAAGGCCGCGCCGATGCACACCAGTCCCACCACCAGCGCTCCCGTGACGTTGCCCAGCGGCAGGGCCAGGTACTTGAACGCGTTGGTGACCGGCAGCACGGCCCCACGCACAAAGTTCGGCGTGGTGGTGGCCACCGTGCTGCGGATGTTCGTGCCGAACTGCTCGCCGGCCACGGTGACGAAGATGACCCAGTAGCCCGTGGCGGTGCCCAATGCCAGGCACATCCAGTTGTAGGTGGCGATCGGTGCGCCCCGCATGCCGAAGAGGAAGACCAGCGTGAGCACCAGGTTGGCGGCCAGATAGATCAGGATCACCTTGCGCCGGCTCCGCAACAACTGGCTCAGCAGCCCGCTCAACAGGTCGCCGATGCTGAGCCCGATATAGGCGTACTTGATCGCATCCCCGTTGATGCGCTTCATGCCTTCGGCGTCAAGTGCACTGGTGTCGATGCCCAGCTCCGGCACGAAGACATCCTGGCTGAGGCTGACAAGGACACCGATGACATACCATACGGGCACCCCGATGAGGATGCATCCCACATAGCGCAGGAAGCGGCCCCGATCGTTGAACAGCATCCGCAGATCGCCCTTGCGCACCGCCCGGCCACGCACCTCCTGGAAGAGGCCGCTCTCGAAGGTGCCCACACGCATCACCAGCAGCACAAGACCCATCAGGCCGCCCACGAGGTAGGTGATCTGCCAGCTCATCAGCGCCCGGCCGGTCATCGACGACCACAGCCGCCCGAACCAGGCGCCCTTGTCGGCCACCTCCGCTGCGAACACGGCCCCGAGCGCGCCGAAGGTCACCACGATGAGGGTGCCGTAGCCACGCTTGTCCCGCGGCATGGTCTCGGTGATCAGTGTGATGCCCGCACCCAGCTCACCCGCCAGACCGACACCGGCGATGAACCGCACGATGGCGTACATCGTGAGGTCGTAGGTGAAGGCGTTGGCGATGTTCGCCGCACTGTAGAGCAGGATGCTGCCGAAGAGCACGGTGATCCGGCCCTTGCGGTCACCCCACACGCCCCAGAGGATGCCGCCCACCAGCATGCCCAGCATCTGCCAGTTGAACAGGTCGATGCCCACATCCTTGATCCGGGGATCGCCGGCGCCCAGGATGAACTCTAGGCTCTCCCGCTTCACCACGTTGAAGAGCACCAGGTCGTAGATGTCCACGAAATACCCCAGCGCGGCCACCACCACGAGCAGCAGGGAACGACCGGGGAAGATGTGCCTCATGTGCGGTGGCGAAGGAAACGCAACAGCAGGCACGGTGCAAACCGCACACCGGGAGCGATCTTCGCGCATGCGCTCCGCCCTGCTCCTGTCGGCCAGCCTCCTCGCCATCACGATGGCGGCGCAACGGCCCGCATCGTCCATGCCCTACGACCTGCGGCACCCGGCCCAGGTGATCACCCTGCCCGATCAGCTGGTGGAAGTGAGCGCGTTGACGGATGTGGACCAGGGCAGCGTGGCCTGCGTGCAGGATGAGGCGGCGACCCTGTATTTCATCGGGCTGAAGGAAGGCCGCGTGCTGCGGACCGAGGCCTTCGGAGGACCCGGCGACATGGAAGGGCTGACACGCGTACATGATACGTACCTGGTCCTGCGGAGCGACGGGCTCATCCACCGCCTGCGCTTGCTGGATGGGCGCTGGACCAGCGTGGACACCTTCCGGCTGGACCTTCCGCACCGCAACATCGAGGGCCTCGGCTTCGACGACAGCACCGGCTTGGTGCTCGTGGCACCGAAGGACATCACCAAGGGCGGCCCGGAGCTGCGGGATGCCCGCGTGGTGCACGCCTTCGATCCGGACGATCCGGAACATCGCTGCGTGCCCATGCTGCGGCTTTCCATGGCAGCGTTGCTGGGCGAAGCCAGGGCCATGGGGCTGCGCCTCCCCGAGCGGACCACGGAGAACGGCCGCACCGCACCGGCGCTCAAGCTGCGCTTCTCCTCCGTGGCCGCTCATCCCCGCACCGGGCATTTCTACCTGCTCAGCGCGGTGGACCGCACACTGACGGTGGTGGACCGCAAGGGCGGGCTCATCGACCTCGCCGTGCTGGATGCCGGTGTGCTCCCCAAGCCGGAGGGCATCACCTTTCTGCCTGATGGCGAGCTCGTGCTCAGCAGCGAGGGCAAGGGGCGCACCCCGGTGATCGCATGTTACCCGATGCGGGCCCGCGAGTAACCTCAGTCCGGCTTCATCGATGCGCCGCAATGCGGGCAGAAACGCGCATCCTGCTGTGCAACGCCGGTCCTACAGGTCGGGCAGATGGACACCTCACGCTGGTGCTCCCGGCGGGCGATCTCGGCGCTGACGATGCCGGTGGGGATCGCGATGATGGCGTAGCCCAGGATCATGATCGCCGAGGCCAGGGCCTGGCCGAACGCCGTGCGCGGGGCGATGTCACCGTACCCCACCGTGGTCAAGGTGACGATGGCCCAGTAGATGCTGCGCGGGATGCTGGTGAACCCGTGCTCCGGACCCTCCACCAGGTACATCACCGTACCGAACACGGTGACCAGCGCCAGTACGGCCAGGGAGAACACGATGATCCGGTGACGGCTCGCGTACAGGGCCAGGAGCAGATGCGAGGCCTCCCGCGTGTACGTGGTGAGGCGCAGGATGCGGAACACCCTGGTGAGGCGGATGGCGCGGATGATGGTCAGCGCCTGGGTGCCGGGCACGAAAAGGCTGAGGTAGGTGGGCAGCGCG is a window encoding:
- a CDS encoding outer membrane beta-barrel protein, with translation MRRIHSLLLPAFALLSATNGAHAQIQVNPQVGLLAQTLQGDPDNGDYRGNMGWQAGVDIRLGRRLYFQPGVHIGRQATVVQVQVPLLLDTFLVENDLVRTVLKAKALVGFNLVHKDGFKLRLNAGPSYDLLLSVDNSNDDIAWNRDDLTAGSFNLDAGVGLDIWFVTVEGGVSVGLNKVLDDDGLNNAYDDPRNLTWYATAGIVLGRSTR
- a CDS encoding MBL fold metallo-hydrolase codes for the protein MAIAITFHGAAGTVTGSKHLLEVRHPDGAVHRVLLDCGMFQGEAVARSKGDPNRHFGFDPAAVDAVVLSHAHIDHSGLLPRLVAEGFGGPIHSTPATRDLCAIMLEDSARIQEADHAYDLKRAKRQGRTLDEPGPLYTVDEVRPALERFEAHDLNAPFPVVPGVTCTFTEAGHILGSAAVNLTIDDGERVLRLTFTGDVGRYVDRLLPEPAPFPQADVIICESTYGDRDHPGIAEAEEELLRHVTEACVERRGKLLIPAFSIGKTQEILYTLNSLSNQGRLPRIPVFVDSPLAISATGIVRQYSAAFRPEVRAELEHDADLFSFPGVEFVRNPERSKQLNARQEPCIVIAASGMMEAGRIRHHLRHSLSNPRNTVLAVGFCAPGTLGHDILSGRQVVHIFGEPVPVKAAVLRMEFYSAHADRGELVRYLACQDPARVRQLFLVHGITSSLNGLQDRLSAAGHHTIAIPQKGQRFVL
- a CDS encoding lipase family protein, which translates into the protein MRRLPLLMAAWSVHTLCTAQLRPGFDRTEYTELLRVFAAQADTTMEGFNLPKPERFSLAWKSPVVGLDNRWDLYTDSAGTAAVVVRGTTAQLASWLENFHSVLVPAQGELDLDGGEPFRYTLSDDPAARVHLGWLIGLGHLQRTILPAIDSLYTAGTRELILCGHSQGGAITYLLTAHLWQLRASGRLPADLVMKTYCSAAPKPGNLPFAYGYEATHREGWAMNVVNSADWVPEVPVTVQTVDDFNPVNPFRNARKAIRALPFPQDIGLRILFNRLDRPTRKARRNYQRVLGRTIGRLAAKNLPGYTAPELPEGTHFVRTGPFVVLRPDATYRARFVDDPKKVFMHHLMEPYHDLMMRFPDRVCMP
- a CDS encoding TonB-dependent receptor yields the protein MAQQYKLRGVVSDAANGETLIGATVAVKGTKAVTQTDLEGRFELLVNELPPYVLLISYVGYTDLEVEVKSPDQELKFKLSTDQVLLQEAEVVGSRISEKQKQAPLTVESMDIIAIREAPSGDFYESLGTLKGVDMTAASFGFKVINTRGFNSTSPVRSLQLIDGVDNQSPGLNFSLGNFLGASDLDVMKVDVIAGASSAFYGPGAFNGVINMTTKSPWAFPGLSVSAKAGERDLLEGAVRWAQVFKNKEGRERFAYKLNLFAMRAEDWYAENYDPTSNSPTGVDNPGRYDAVNSYGDEWVTANNDFSVSLFSRRQYPGLGLFLRPGYREVDLVDYGTNNLKAGLSLHYRITDSVEVQLATNYSRGSTVYQGDNRYRLEGVQFYQHRLELRQEGRWFFRSYVTHEDAGDTYDIYTTGLRLQEASAQTVKWNERYYTIWETYIKPLLNATQPGYLTPSEAIAQGITTQEAYDAYLAQFVADNSELFGSYHQFVSDSIGREDTPSQDPAYVVGTDRFNAKLDEIRSRRFTDGGSLFFDRSALYHAMGEYRFKPRFAEIIVGGNGRLYRPNSAGTIFKDTADVVITNWEVGGYAGLEKKLAEDKLRLALTVRVDKNENFEPQVSPALSAVYTPNPDHVLRVSVSRGVRNPTLADQYLYYNVGRAILLGNIDGQFEEGRDSLITIESFNAYRSSPTLLEGLDQLEYFNVDRIRPEKVLTAEAGYRGTLKEKFYVDASAYTSWYTDFIGYLIGIDGSFDEVTGFPEELQVYRVAANSTSTVRTLGANVGLNYYRKRMTYSVNYSYNRLITGEDDPIIPAFNTPLNKFNVGFTGHDLRIPWTDRRDLGFGINYKFVEGFTFEGSPQFTGAIPSYDMVDAQVNVKFPKPGLTVKVGCSNLFGIVPLFDGRVPESERLDRMWNNNVYLVYGGPAVGRLGYLQLIYELDRR
- a CDS encoding carboxylesterase family protein, with the protein product MKRSLPLLLLGLPMMVAAQQRYIDEVFTDAQVVITPNVPFGTNIDFLTSNLASPNVPAEVTQLQTLVSTQQPIPAPFFDPTDGSTAVKVRELRMDIYEPDQNVDVVTERPMVLYIHTGNALPPPQNGSPVGTRTDSCAVETCKRMARRGYVAVSMSYRLGWNPLAATEEERRGQLLNAIYRAIHDVRQCVRTHKAEAAGANTYGIDPDKIVVLGEGTGGYIALAHTTLDKGSELFVEKFRPDPFNPNVSYVDTNTVGDLAGFNGQLTLYRPNGFDHATHFCVNMGGALADTTWAEAGDAPMVAFHTVFDPFAPFTYGIVIVPTTGGPVVDVPGSNYFIPWVKDLGNQASFENLSNDPFTARARSLYGQTIDGVTISAGAEGLFPVVRPRWTPPASDEASPWQWWDPNSPAATTVIPGLGITTHQASLASNPDMSGAKGRAYLDTVMGYMTPRIVCALQLGPCALGTPDCLGVIDGPDQPGQPCDDGNANTINDAWTVNCDCVGQPVGIAEPAAASALVIAPNPAIDAVRISSPAGRVLSYTLHTPDGRLVRNSTVNADVILLERGTLDGGAYFITLEFVDGRAVRRIAFN
- the murQ gene encoding N-acetylmuramic acid 6-phosphate etherase, coding for MEKITESPSLYDGLEHMTTAELLGHINTEDRRVPDAVGRVLPGIAALVDAIAERMRRGGRLFYLGAGTSGRLGIVDASECPPTFGVPHGLVVGLIAGGDRAIRRAVEFAEDDREQGWKDLQEHAIGADDTVLGIAASGGTPYVVEALETCRRHGILTACITCNPGAPVTAVSDHPIVVVVGPEFITGSTRMKSGTAQKLVLNMISTGVMIRLGRVKGNRMVDMQLSNVKLIDRGTRMVMEGLGIDHDEANALLKQHGSVRRAIEAGRS